In Vibrio mangrovi, the DNA window ATCTGTGATGTCGATGGTGTTTTCTCCGATGGACGTATCTATATGGGTAACCAGGGAGAAGAACTCAAAACCTTTCACACCAGAGACGGATATGGCATCAAATCGCTGATGAATGCAGGGATTGAAGTCGCGGTCATTACCGGCAGACATTCAAAAATTGTTGAAAACAGAATGAAAGCTCTGGGAATTTCGCTGATTTATCAGGGACAGGATGATAAAGTGAAAGCGTATTCGGACATCAGTCAGAAGCGACAGATCTTACCGGAACATACGGCCTACATCGGTGATGATCTCATTGATTGGCCAGTCATGGAGCAAGTCGCTTTAAAAGTCTGTGTCGCCGATGGTCATCCTTTACTGGCCCGGAAAGCAGACTACGTGACGAAGATTCCCGGTGGTTATGGTGCCGTACGAGAAGTCTGTGATTTGATTTTGCAGTCCCGGGGCGAGCTGGAAATACACAAAGGTTTGAGTATATGAGTCTCCCCCGTACTATCTATATACTCTTATTTTTCATTATTTGCTGGTCACTTTATTACCTGATAGATAATGAAAGAAAAGCGGATATGCAGGTCGCTCCGAATACGGAGCTGCCGATGTTTAGCGGAGAACATCTGTCAAATACTTCATATGGTACAGATGGAGTCAGAAGTTATGCCATAACTTCTACCCACCTGGATTATTATGCCAAAAGTGGCAATACGATTTTTGAACACCCGATTTTACGGGTTTACCGTGACGGAAAAGTCCTTGAGTGGGAAGTAACGGCCCAGCGGGGAATTCTGACCAAGAACAAGGTTTTGACACTTTATGACAACGTTCTTGGTAAAAATTTACTTGAAAGTTCCAGTTTCGATTCGCTCGAAACAGCACGACTCAGCATGCAACTGGATAACCGGGATTTCTGGACAGAAACTCCGGTTTTGCTGAAAGGGCCACTATTTGAAACACAAGGTCAGGCGATGAAAGGTAATTTTGCCCGTAACAACGCCTTACTTTATAACCATGTACAGGGTAGATATGAAAATCTCGCACCTTAGTTTGATCGCTTGCCTGTTTATATCAAGCGGTGCTTTGGCATTATCAACCGATACCGAACAGCCGGTTTACATCGATTCAGACAGTCAGCAACTTGATTTAAAAAGTAATCAGGTTACTTTTTTGGGAAATGTGACACTCAAACAAGGCAGCATTAATATCCACGCGGATAAATTAATTGTCACCCGGAATCCTCAGGATGGACAAATCCAGGAAATTCAGGGTTACGGCGACCTGGCAACATTTTCTCAGTTAACAGATGACGGAAAAACGCTTTACGGAGAAGCAAAAGTGCTGAATTATCAAATGGCTGCCGATCAATTAACCATGACAGATAAAGCAATGCTGTCTCAGGATGACAGCGTCATCCGTAGTACTAAAATCCGTTACAAAATTTCTGCACAGAAGTTGATTGCAGACGGAAACTCGAGCGAGCGTGTTTCAACAATCCTGCAACCGCAGGCAACAAATACAACGAAAGAATAGACAATGGCCGTACTAAAAGCAGAACATTTAGCCAAAAGCTACAAAAAGAGAAAAGTCGTCTCTGATGTCAGCCTGCAGGTAGAATCCGGACAAATCGTCGGTTTACTCGGCCCGAATGGTGCTGGGAAAACAACGTCATTCTATATGATTGTAGGTCTGGTTGCCCGGGATGAAGGCGTAATCCAAATCGATGATAAAGACATCAGTGTTCTGCCAATGCATCAACGTTCCCGTATGGGAATCGGTTATTTGCCGCAGGAAGCATCAATTTTCCGTAAGCTCTCCGTCGAAGACAATATCATGGCGGTCTTACAAACCCGGGAAAAACTTTCCAGAGAAGAACGTCAGGATAAACTGGAAGACCTGCTCGAAGAATTCCATATCGGACATATCCGTCATAGTGCGGGTATGGCTTTGTCCGGCGGGGAAAGACGGCGGGTAGAAATCGCCCGGGCACTGGCTGCAAACCCACAGTTCATTCTTCTGGATGAACCGTTTGCCGGTGTCGATCCTATCTCTGTCATTGATATCAAAAAAATTATTGAACATCTCCGGGATCGGGGGCTTGGTGTTTTGATTACTGACCATAATGTCAGGGAAACCTTGGATGTTTGTGAAAAAGCCTATATCGTAAGTCAGGGACACCTAATCGCGGAAGGAACACCCCAACAGGTCCTTGATAACGAGCAGGTCAAACAGGTTTATCTCGGTGAACAATTCCGTCTATGATTAAATAAAGAGCGGGATTTGAGCCAGACAGTATCAGAACACGAGAAAACAAAATAAGGCAATCGGAACTGAATGAAACCTTCACTACAACTCAAGTTAGGTCAACAGTTAGCCATGACACCCCAGTTGCAGCAAGCAATCCGTTTGCTGCAACTTTCGACGTTAGATCTCCAGCAAGAGATACAGGAAGCACTGGATTCCAACCCGCTGCTTGATGTTGAAGATTCATATGAAGAAGTCACATCTCAGGAAGAAAAAACTGAAACGGTAAAAGAAGCGACTGCTGATGTTGCCGATGCAGAACCGGAACCCCAAGACAGTTCGGAGATGATTGAAAAATCAGAAATCAGTAATGAACTGGAAATCGATACCACATGGGACGACGTCTACAGTGCTAATACCGGTAGCACCGGTATATCGCTGGATGAAGATGCGCCGGTCTATCAGGGTGAAACCACACAGACACTTCAGGATTATTTGCTGTGGCAGTTGGATCTGACGCCTT includes these proteins:
- the kdsC gene encoding 3-deoxy-manno-octulosonate-8-phosphatase KdsC, with product MSDMVETLYGPVESSVWELARQIRLLICDVDGVFSDGRIYMGNQGEELKTFHTRDGYGIKSLMNAGIEVAVITGRHSKIVENRMKALGISLIYQGQDDKVKAYSDISQKRQILPEHTAYIGDDLIDWPVMEQVALKVCVADGHPLLARKADYVTKIPGGYGAVREVCDLILQSRGELEIHKGLSI
- the lptC gene encoding LPS export ABC transporter periplasmic protein LptC, whose translation is MSLPRTIYILLFFIICWSLYYLIDNERKADMQVAPNTELPMFSGEHLSNTSYGTDGVRSYAITSTHLDYYAKSGNTIFEHPILRVYRDGKVLEWEVTAQRGILTKNKVLTLYDNVLGKNLLESSSFDSLETARLSMQLDNRDFWTETPVLLKGPLFETQGQAMKGNFARNNALLYNHVQGRYENLAP
- the lptA gene encoding lipopolysaccharide transport periplasmic protein LptA, translated to MKISHLSLIACLFISSGALALSTDTEQPVYIDSDSQQLDLKSNQVTFLGNVTLKQGSINIHADKLIVTRNPQDGQIQEIQGYGDLATFSQLTDDGKTLYGEAKVLNYQMAADQLTMTDKAMLSQDDSVIRSTKIRYKISAQKLIADGNSSERVSTILQPQATNTTKE
- the lptB gene encoding LPS export ABC transporter ATP-binding protein, which gives rise to MAVLKAEHLAKSYKKRKVVSDVSLQVESGQIVGLLGPNGAGKTTSFYMIVGLVARDEGVIQIDDKDISVLPMHQRSRMGIGYLPQEASIFRKLSVEDNIMAVLQTREKLSREERQDKLEDLLEEFHIGHIRHSAGMALSGGERRRVEIARALAANPQFILLDEPFAGVDPISVIDIKKIIEHLRDRGLGVLITDHNVRETLDVCEKAYIVSQGHLIAEGTPQQVLDNEQVKQVYLGEQFRL